From one Cyanobacterium stanieri PCC 7202 genomic stretch:
- a CDS encoding lysyl-tRNA synthetase (PFAM: tRNA synthetases class I (K)~TIGRFAM: lysyl-tRNA synthetase, archaeal and spirochete~COGs: COG1384 Lysyl-tRNA synthetase (class I)~InterPro IPR020754:IPR002904~KEGG: mar:MAE_26780 lysyl-tRNA synthetase~PFAM: Lysyl-tRNA synthetase, class Ic~PRIAM: Lysine--tRNA ligase~SPTR: Lysyl-tRNA synthetase;~TIGRFAM: lysyl-tRNA synthetase): MFWADKIAASSQQEELVNDSKTPSGRVHVGSVRGVVIHDVMYRALKRANKPVKFTYGVDDYDALDTVPHYLDQEKFAPYLGYPLCNVPSPDNKSSDYAKYFMEEFLEVFDYLGVKAEIYYLRDLYRSGKMNPYIDTFLKNAQGVRDVYLSVSKSQRPDDWYPFQVICEKCGKIATTVTTDYNGSEVFYTCKEDATDWVKGCGHSGWVSPFDGNGKLPWKVEWVAKWDLIGVTMEMAGKDHSQKGGSRDVANAISRKVLGKKPPFHSPYEFILVNGTKMSSSKGVGSSAKDMADLLPPEILRFLMLKTQPKTVINFAPNYDNITRLFRDYDNLLNTYAKLKAENGNVELDKTLLPLFYSQLGDEITPFYTFDISTLISLLQVPHLDIIEEVKKRAEVELNDYDWQKINERIAIARKWLSDYADEEEKLVIYFDQIPDIVSELNEDQITYLGKLKETLTNLEKWEGEELQTALFTAMKELGFKPNVAFPAVYYSFLGKEKGPKAGYLLSYLDKEFVLQRLDDVINQ; the protein is encoded by the coding sequence ATGTTCTGGGCGGATAAAATAGCAGCAAGTTCCCAACAAGAAGAATTAGTAAACGACTCAAAAACCCCATCAGGAAGGGTTCACGTAGGTTCAGTCAGAGGAGTTGTCATCCATGATGTCATGTATCGAGCCTTGAAACGAGCCAACAAACCCGTCAAATTCACCTATGGGGTAGATGATTACGATGCCTTAGATACCGTACCCCATTACCTCGATCAAGAAAAATTTGCCCCCTACTTGGGTTATCCCCTTTGTAATGTACCCTCCCCCGATAATAAAAGTAGTGACTATGCAAAATACTTCATGGAGGAATTTTTAGAAGTATTTGATTATTTAGGAGTAAAAGCTGAAATTTACTATTTAAGAGACTTGTATCGTTCAGGAAAAATGAATCCCTACATCGATACCTTTTTGAAAAACGCCCAAGGAGTAAGGGATGTATATTTGAGCGTTAGTAAATCTCAACGTCCTGACGATTGGTATCCTTTTCAGGTAATCTGTGAAAAATGCGGTAAAATCGCCACCACCGTTACCACCGACTATAACGGTTCAGAGGTTTTTTATACCTGCAAAGAAGACGCTACCGATTGGGTAAAAGGTTGTGGACATTCTGGCTGGGTGTCTCCCTTTGATGGCAACGGTAAATTACCCTGGAAAGTGGAATGGGTTGCCAAATGGGATTTAATCGGTGTCACCATGGAAATGGCAGGAAAAGATCACTCCCAAAAAGGTGGCTCTAGGGATGTGGCCAATGCCATCTCTCGTAAAGTATTGGGCAAAAAACCTCCTTTTCATTCCCCCTACGAGTTTATCTTGGTAAATGGTACCAAAATGAGTTCATCCAAGGGTGTGGGTTCTAGTGCCAAAGACATGGCGGATTTATTACCCCCAGAAATTTTGAGATTTTTAATGTTAAAAACTCAACCAAAAACGGTGATTAATTTTGCTCCTAATTATGATAATATCACCCGTTTATTTAGGGATTATGACAACCTCTTAAATACCTATGCAAAGTTAAAAGCAGAGAATGGCAATGTAGAGTTAGATAAAACTTTATTACCCTTATTTTATTCTCAATTGGGGGATGAAATTACACCTTTTTATACCTTCGATATTAGTACCCTAATTTCTCTTTTACAAGTTCCTCACCTCGATATTATTGAAGAGGTCAAAAAACGGGCAGAGGTAGAGTTAAATGATTATGATTGGCAGAAGATTAATGAACGCATTGCGATCGCCCGTAAATGGTTATCTGACTATGCCGACGAAGAAGAAAAACTGGTCATCTACTTCGATCAAATTCCCGACATTGTCTCAGAATTAAACGAGGATCAAATCACCTATTTAGGCAAACTAAAAGAGACTTTAACCAACCTCGAAAAATGGGAAGGAGAAGAACTACAAACCGCTTTATTTACCGCCATGAAAGAATTAGGATTTAAACCTAATGTAGCCTTTCCTGCGGTTTATTATAGCTTCCTCGGCAAAGAAAAAGGCCCTAAAGCAGGTTATTTATTATCCTATTTGGACAAAGAATTTGTTTTACAAAGACTAGATGATGTTATCAATCAATAA
- a CDS encoding protein of unknown function DUF820 (PFAM: Protein of unknown function (DUF820)~COGs: COG4636 conserved hypothetical protein~InterPro IPR008538~KEGG: cyc:PCC7424_4303 protein of unknown function DUF820~PFAM: protein of unknown function DUF820~SPTR: Putative uncharacterized protein) has product MVNSIESIDQTLISLDEFLKLPETKPYSEYINGKIEQKPMPQGQHSVLQGSLATAINQKVLENKIAYAFPELRCTFGGRSLVPDISVFTWQRIPKNEQGKIANRFLTCPDWVIEILSPEQSANKVVRKIMFCLREGTKLGWLIDTEDESVMILKPNQFPEIRAEKEILPVLDEIKNWDLSVENMFSWLSF; this is encoded by the coding sequence ATGGTTAATTCTATCGAGTCCATTGATCAAACATTAATAAGTTTAGATGAATTTCTCAAACTACCTGAAACGAAGCCTTACAGCGAATATATTAATGGAAAAATAGAACAAAAACCCATGCCCCAAGGACAGCATAGCGTTTTACAAGGCAGTTTAGCCACTGCAATTAATCAAAAAGTTTTAGAAAACAAAATCGCCTATGCCTTTCCTGAATTAAGATGTACCTTTGGGGGGCGATCGTTAGTACCAGATATATCGGTGTTCACTTGGCAACGTATTCCCAAAAATGAACAAGGAAAAATTGCTAATCGTTTTTTAACCTGTCCAGATTGGGTAATTGAAATTTTATCCCCCGAACAATCCGCCAACAAAGTCGTGCGCAAGATTATGTTTTGTCTGAGGGAAGGAACAAAACTCGGTTGGTTAATTGATACGGAGGATGAATCGGTAATGATTCTTAAGCCGAATCAATTTCCAGAAATTAGGGCAGAAAAGGAAATTTTACCTGTTTTAGATGAGATTAAAAACTGGGATTTATCAGTAGAAAATATGTTCAGTTGGTTATCTTTTTAA
- a CDS encoding hypothetical protein (KEGG: cyc:PCC7424_3143 CopG domain protein DNA-binding domain protein~SPTR: CopG domain protein DNA-binding domain protein), with amino-acid sequence MATKSKRLGIKLSETRFNKLKEYAQQKDVTMTQIIESYIDRISLDKTKKAD; translated from the coding sequence ATGGCAACAAAAAGTAAAAGATTAGGAATCAAGTTATCAGAAACAAGATTTAATAAGCTAAAAGAATATGCCCAACAAAAAGATGTAACAATGACACAAATCATTGAATCTTACATTGATCGCATAAGCCTAGATAAAACAAAAAAGGCAGATTAA
- a CDS encoding replication restart DNA helicase PriA (PFAM: Helicase conserved C-terminal domain; DEAD/DEAH box helicase~TIGRFAM: primosomal protein N'~COGs: COG1198 Primosomal protein N' (replication factor Y) - superfamily II helicase~InterProIPR014021:IPR001650:IPR011545:IPR005259:IPR 014001~KEGG: cyc:PCC7424_3121 primosome assembly protein PriA~PFAM: DEAD/DEAH box helicase domain protein; helicase domain protein~SMART: DEAD-like helicase ; helicase domain protein~SPTR: Primosomal protein N';~TIGRFAM: primosomal protein N'), protein MYPQSSSILTVAEPRSEYGSKNYEWVEVLVDCPYAEGLYTYRIGDEVEVKAGDILSVPFGNSVVGAIALRLVSQPPEGLEIEQIKTVEDVITSGFFPPRYWELLTRISEYYLTDLIYVIKCALPPKLLGKSQKRVRLLFDNIPLGAENFCPRIAWRVLELLQNSKNGDYTFSYINQKVKGARRGINDLVKRNWAQTYLQPPAKAKPKYQKVVTFISENSSVKITQKQRDVLATLKINGGELSQQDLMQKCELNSNSVINSLAKKGCVVVQERESLRLLQNSAPAKDQPKILTKEQQCALDTINSLQGYSVALLHGVTGSGKTEVYLRAIAPILEQKKSALVLVPEIGLTPQLTDRFRARFGSQVCVYHSGLSDGERYDTWRQMLTGEPQVVIGTRSAVFAPLPNLGMIILDEEHDTSFKQSQPVPPYHAKTVAQWRSELVDCPLILGSATPSLESWQLTTGGQTPPALGAGRQTPPALGAGRQTPPALGAGGQTPPELGAGGQTPESEQKNHYLSLPNRVYNRPLPPVEIVDMRHELRKGNRSIFSHSLANALGNLKEEGKQAILFISRRGHSTFVSCRSCGYVMECPHCDVSLSYHYPKEGATQLLRCHYCNHTQIHPKHCPECGSPYLKFFGTGTQKVLLELQKAFPELKVLRFDSDTTSTKNAHRRILEDFEAGKADVLIGTQMLTKGIDLAQVTLVGVVSADGLLFHSDYRASERAFQTLTQVAGRAGRGDDPGQVIIQTYSPEHPVIGAVRTHNYSAFIATELEQREMLDYPPYGSLILLKCTGADGNKVREAVEAIADVCEQILPDDVEILGPAPANVMRVARRYRWQILLKSLEPFSPQLKQELLTLKQYCPSTVSFSFDVDPVRIE, encoded by the coding sequence ATGTATCCTCAATCTTCATCGATACTTACTGTAGCTGAACCTCGTAGCGAATATGGTTCAAAAAATTATGAGTGGGTGGAGGTGTTGGTGGATTGTCCTTATGCGGAAGGATTATATACTTATCGTATAGGGGATGAGGTGGAGGTGAAGGCAGGGGATATACTCAGTGTGCCTTTTGGTAATTCAGTAGTAGGTGCGATCGCCCTTAGACTGGTATCCCAACCCCCAGAGGGACTAGAAATTGAGCAGATAAAAACAGTGGAGGATGTGATCACATCGGGCTTTTTTCCTCCTCGTTATTGGGAATTATTAACTAGGATTTCGGAATATTATTTAACAGATTTAATCTATGTTATTAAATGTGCATTACCACCAAAATTATTAGGTAAATCGCAAAAAAGAGTTAGGCTTTTATTTGACAATATTCCCCTAGGGGCAGAAAACTTTTGTCCTCGTATTGCGTGGCGAGTATTAGAACTATTACAAAATAGTAAAAACGGTGATTATACCTTTAGTTATATCAATCAAAAAGTAAAAGGGGCAAGAAGAGGAATCAATGATTTAGTAAAAAGAAACTGGGCGCAAACTTATCTACAACCCCCTGCCAAAGCCAAACCTAAATATCAAAAAGTAGTCACTTTTATTAGTGAAAATTCTTCGGTTAAAATAACTCAAAAACAAAGGGATGTTTTAGCTACCCTCAAGATAAATGGCGGGGAATTGTCTCAGCAGGATTTGATGCAAAAATGTGAGTTAAATAGTAATTCTGTTATTAATAGTTTGGCGAAAAAAGGTTGTGTGGTAGTCCAAGAAAGGGAAAGTTTACGACTGTTACAAAATTCTGCCCCTGCAAAAGATCAACCAAAAATATTGACAAAAGAGCAACAATGTGCATTAGATACAATTAATAGTTTACAAGGGTATAGTGTCGCCCTGTTGCACGGCGTGACAGGATCTGGGAAAACTGAAGTATATCTAAGGGCGATCGCCCCTATTTTGGAACAAAAAAAATCAGCCCTTGTGCTAGTACCCGAAATCGGCTTAACCCCCCAACTCACCGACAGATTTAGAGCCAGATTTGGCTCCCAAGTGTGCGTTTACCATAGTGGATTAAGTGACGGGGAAAGGTACGACACATGGCGGCAAATGCTCACAGGAGAACCCCAAGTAGTCATCGGCACCCGTAGCGCCGTATTTGCACCCCTGCCCAACCTCGGCATGATCATTCTTGATGAAGAACACGACACCAGCTTTAAACAAAGTCAACCCGTTCCCCCCTACCATGCCAAAACCGTCGCCCAGTGGCGCTCAGAATTGGTAGATTGCCCCCTCATTTTAGGTTCAGCTACCCCCTCCCTCGAATCATGGCAACTCACCACAGGGGGGCAAACACCCCCAGCATTGGGGGCAGGGAGGCAAACACCCCCAGCATTGGGGGCAGGGAGGCAAACACCCCCAGCATTGGGGGCAGGGGGGCAAACACCCCCAGAATTGGGGGCAGGGGGGCAAACCCCAGAATCCGAGCAAAAAAACCACTACCTATCCTTACCCAACCGAGTCTATAATCGCCCCTTACCCCCCGTAGAAATTGTCGATATGCGCCATGAGTTGCGCAAGGGCAACCGTAGCATCTTTAGTCATTCCCTCGCCAACGCCCTCGGCAACCTGAAGGAGGAAGGAAAACAGGCAATTCTTTTTATTTCCCGTCGGGGACATAGCACTTTTGTATCCTGTCGTAGTTGTGGTTATGTGATGGAATGCCCCCACTGTGATGTTTCTTTGTCCTACCATTATCCCAAGGAAGGGGCTACCCAACTGTTACGCTGTCACTATTGCAACCATACCCAAATTCATCCTAAACATTGCCCCGAATGTGGTTCGCCCTATCTCAAGTTTTTTGGTACGGGTACCCAAAAGGTATTATTGGAGTTGCAAAAAGCCTTTCCTGAGTTGAAAGTATTACGGTTTGACAGTGACACCACCAGCACAAAAAACGCCCATCGCCGTATTTTAGAGGATTTTGAGGCAGGTAAGGCGGATGTGTTGATTGGTACTCAAATGTTAACCAAAGGCATTGATTTGGCTCAAGTAACCCTTGTGGGGGTGGTATCTGCGGATGGGTTGTTATTCCATTCCGATTATCGAGCTAGTGAGAGGGCTTTTCAAACCTTAACCCAAGTGGCAGGAAGGGCAGGGCGAGGGGATGACCCCGGGCAGGTGATAATACAAACCTACTCCCCCGAACATCCTGTTATCGGGGCAGTGCGCACTCACAATTATTCGGCATTCATCGCCACGGAATTGGAGCAACGGGAGATGCTCGATTATCCTCCCTATGGTAGTTTAATTTTGCTCAAGTGTACAGGGGCAGATGGAAACAAGGTCAGGGAAGCGGTAGAGGCGATCGCCGATGTTTGTGAACAAATACTACCCGATGATGTAGAAATTTTGGGCCCTGCCCCTGCCAATGTGATGAGGGTAGCTAGGCGTTACCGATGGCAAATTTTGCTCAAATCCCTTGAGCCTTTTTCCCCTCAATTAAAGCAGGAATTATTAACCCTAAAACAATATTGTCCTAGTACGGTATCTTTTAGTTTTGATGTTGACCCCGTTAGGATTGAGTAG
- a CDS encoding hypothetical protein (KEGG: cyt:cce_0532 hypothetical protein~SPTR: Putative uncharacterized protein) → MNKAEKLIVICNGRACKKYGSDRIIQALKKIGNDRIKITTKYCFGKCGNGVTVLILPEGQFYPNINNEKEIINLLKI, encoded by the coding sequence ATGAACAAAGCAGAAAAATTAATAGTTATATGTAACGGTAGGGCTTGTAAAAAATATGGTAGCGATAGAATCATTCAAGCTCTTAAAAAAATAGGCAATGATAGAATTAAAATAACCACTAAATATTGTTTTGGAAAATGTGGTAACGGTGTTACGGTTTTAATACTACCAGAAGGGCAATTTTATCCTAACATCAACAACGAAAAAGAAATTATCAACCTACTTAAAATATAG
- a CDS encoding short-chain dehydrogenase/reductase SDR (PFAM: short chain dehydrogenase~COGs: COG4221 Short-chain alcohol dehydrogenase of unknown specificity~InterPro IPR020904:IPR002198:IPR002347~KEGG: ter:Tery_3992 short-chain dehydrogenase/reductase SDR~PFAM: short-chain dehydrogenase/reductase SDR~SPTR: Short-chain dehydrogenase/reductase SDR) produces MTKTILITGVSKGLGKALTEKFIPLGHTIIGCARSYNTIKELQHKYPEHYFSPVNVAHYQEVKKWLKSLPQIPDLVINNAALINQPAPLWEISTEDFDQLIDVNIKGTANIIRAIVPLMMNKKEGIIVNLSSGWGRSTSPEVAPYCASKWAIEGLTKALAQELPSNLATVALNPGIINTEMLNTCFGEQAKLYDSVDDWVKKAVPFLLNLSLQNNGDSLTVS; encoded by the coding sequence ATGACTAAAACAATTTTAATCACAGGAGTAAGTAAAGGATTAGGAAAAGCATTAACAGAAAAATTTATCCCCCTAGGTCATACCATTATAGGGTGCGCTCGTTCCTATAACACCATCAAAGAATTACAACACAAATATCCCGAACATTATTTTTCCCCCGTCAATGTAGCTCATTATCAAGAAGTTAAAAAGTGGCTAAAATCCCTCCCCCAAATTCCCGATTTAGTTATCAATAATGCCGCCCTTATCAATCAACCAGCTCCCCTATGGGAAATATCCACCGAAGATTTTGATCAATTAATTGATGTCAATATCAAAGGCACTGCCAATATTATTCGGGCAATAGTACCCCTGATGATGAACAAAAAAGAGGGCATCATAGTTAATCTTAGCTCAGGTTGGGGAAGATCTACCTCCCCCGAAGTTGCTCCCTATTGTGCCTCCAAGTGGGCTATTGAAGGTTTAACCAAAGCCCTCGCCCAAGAGTTGCCCAGTAACTTGGCTACCGTTGCCCTCAACCCCGGTATTATCAATACGGAGATGTTGAATACCTGTTTTGGTGAACAAGCAAAATTATATGACTCCGTTGATGATTGGGTGAAAAAAGCTGTACCTTTTCTATTAAATTTATCTTTGCAAAATAATGGGGATTCTTTGACAGTCAGTTAG
- a CDS encoding transposase, IS605 OrfB family (PFAM: Probable transposase~TIGRFAM: transposase, IS605 OrfB family, central region~COGs: COG0675 Transposase and inactivated derivatives~InterPro IPR010095~KEGG: ava:Ava_C0036 transposase IS605~PFAM: transposase IS605 OrfB~SPTR: Transposase, IS605 OrfB;~TIGRFAM: transposase, IS605 OrfB family), with the protein MDYKTVKVLLTNNINDECNDYLQFACEQSNKLYNSTVYALRQAHFANCSIRTFFDKEDLYRASFKLGKVKVSYPQLCKDLKINDHYQAIGGNQGQQTIKSVVESFKSYNKLLSMWFQGELSNKPKLPNYRKNGLYQISFVGRDIKFAKDGLSCYLPIPRSQKDELITGKLNIPCAKGVTADNIAELRIVPSLGKLWAEYVYKAPEKKATELDYSQAIGIDSGINNFITAVSNTGKSFILCGKHLKFINQKYNKTVAQYKEGKSDFYWDDYLNEITHKRNCQIKDSVNKYARFVINYCLNHRIGNIVFGWGQGVKSEVNLGKRNNQNFVQLPTARLKNRIKELAHEVGIKFAETEESYTSKSSFLDEDLLPKYGEKPKECKFSGKRVQRGLYRTSNGQTINADCLGAINILKKVSIQLGLNLAEVCRGALTLPKRYRVNDLTKVYRKRSEQVLTCVATSA; encoded by the coding sequence ATGGATTATAAAACAGTAAAAGTCCTTTTAACAAATAACATTAACGATGAGTGTAATGATTACTTACAGTTTGCTTGTGAACAATCCAATAAACTGTATAATTCGACAGTTTATGCTCTCAGACAAGCTCACTTTGCCAACTGTTCTATAAGAACTTTCTTTGACAAAGAAGATCTTTACCGAGCATCTTTCAAATTGGGCAAGGTTAAAGTAAGTTATCCGCAGTTATGCAAGGATTTAAAAATTAATGATCATTATCAAGCTATTGGGGGTAACCAAGGACAGCAAACCATCAAGTCTGTAGTTGAAAGTTTTAAGTCTTACAATAAGTTGTTGTCTATGTGGTTTCAAGGTGAGTTATCAAATAAACCAAAGTTACCCAATTACCGCAAAAATGGATTATATCAAATATCTTTTGTAGGTAGAGACATTAAATTTGCAAAAGACGGTTTATCATGTTATCTTCCTATCCCAAGATCTCAAAAAGACGAGTTAATCACAGGTAAGCTAAACATTCCTTGTGCAAAAGGAGTAACAGCAGATAACATTGCAGAACTCAGAATAGTTCCATCCCTAGGGAAGTTATGGGCTGAATATGTCTATAAAGCCCCTGAGAAAAAAGCAACAGAATTAGATTACAGTCAAGCTATTGGCATAGATAGCGGTATTAATAACTTTATAACTGCTGTGAGCAATACGGGCAAGTCATTTATTCTTTGTGGAAAACATTTAAAATTTATCAACCAAAAATATAACAAAACAGTAGCCCAATATAAAGAAGGAAAATCTGATTTTTATTGGGATGATTATTTGAATGAAATTACTCATAAAAGAAACTGTCAAATCAAAGATAGTGTTAACAAATATGCTCGTTTTGTGATCAATTACTGCCTTAATCACAGGATAGGTAATATTGTTTTTGGTTGGGGGCAAGGGGTGAAAAGTGAGGTTAATTTAGGGAAACGAAATAACCAAAACTTTGTTCAGCTACCTACTGCAAGATTAAAAAATCGTATTAAAGAATTAGCCCATGAAGTAGGTATAAAGTTTGCCGAAACAGAAGAAAGCTATACGAGCAAATCATCTTTTCTTGACGAGGATTTACTACCAAAATATGGTGAAAAACCCAAGGAGTGTAAATTCAGCGGAAAAAGAGTTCAACGTGGCTTGTATAGAACGTCTAATGGACAAACCATTAATGCTGACTGTTTAGGCGCTATTAATATTTTAAAAAAAGTAAGCATACAGCTAGGTTTAAACTTAGCCGAGGTGTGTAGGGGAGCATTGACTCTCCCTAAACGATACAGGGTTAACGACTTAACCAAAGTATATCGTAAGCGAAGCGAACAGGTTTTAACCTGTGTAGCGACATCTGCTTAG
- a CDS encoding restriction modification system DNA specificity domain protein (PFAM: Type I restriction modification DNA specificity domain~COGs: COG0732 Restriction endonuclease S subunits~InterPro IPR000055~KEGG: xbo:XBJ1_1412 putative restriction-modification system specificity determinant~PFAM: restriction modification system DNA specificity domain~SPTR: Putative restriction-modification system specificity determinant) produces MQILTLKEVSNYIRGITFKPTDVVVPYSNDSVVCFRTKNIQNTLDESDLIAVPPNFVKRDEQYVKKGDLLISSANSWNLVGKTCYVYDLSYKATAGGFISILRANESLMDSKYLYYWLSSKSTQHYVRLCGRQTTNISNLDTNRFLGLSIPVPPIAHQRRIADILDTADRIIQKRKRAIALTEELQKSIFLDMFGDPVTNPKGWSKCHIQDIAKVKTGKTPSRKETNNYGGSIRWVKTTEVINSVIEDTEEYLTEKGASQMTIFPKESIIVAMYGQGKTRGRTALLGNPSATNQACAVILPNTKYSTIYLWELLKISYNTLRELGRGGNQPNLNLNMIKTFEISFPPLEYQKKFDSIVHQIQIQKNKSLECLKESENLFNSLSQKAFKGEL; encoded by the coding sequence ATGCAAATACTCACATTAAAAGAAGTATCTAACTATATAAGAGGGATAACTTTTAAACCTACGGATGTGGTCGTACCATATAGCAATGATTCTGTTGTTTGTTTTAGGACTAAAAATATACAAAATACTCTCGATGAATCTGATTTAATAGCCGTACCTCCTAATTTTGTCAAACGGGATGAACAATATGTAAAAAAAGGTGATTTATTAATCAGTAGCGCTAACAGTTGGAATTTAGTCGGTAAAACTTGTTATGTATATGATTTATCTTACAAGGCAACTGCGGGGGGATTTATTTCTATTCTTCGGGCTAATGAAAGTTTAATGGATTCTAAATATCTATATTATTGGCTTTCATCAAAATCAACACAGCATTATGTTCGTTTGTGTGGGAGACAAACTACTAATATTTCTAACTTGGATACAAATCGATTTTTAGGTTTATCAATTCCTGTACCCCCGATCGCCCATCAGCGTAGAATAGCGGATATATTAGATACAGCAGATAGGATCATTCAGAAACGAAAAAGGGCGATCGCACTTACCGAAGAACTACAAAAATCCATCTTTCTCGATATGTTTGGTGATCCTGTAACTAATCCCAAAGGTTGGAGTAAATGTCATATACAAGACATTGCAAAAGTAAAAACAGGTAAAACTCCTAGTCGAAAAGAAACTAATAACTATGGAGGTTCTATTCGTTGGGTAAAAACTACAGAAGTGATAAATTCTGTGATTGAAGATACTGAAGAATATTTGACAGAAAAAGGTGCTTCACAAATGACTATTTTTCCAAAAGAAAGTATTATAGTAGCAATGTATGGTCAGGGAAAAACAAGAGGAAGAACTGCATTACTGGGTAATCCATCAGCAACTAATCAAGCTTGTGCAGTGATATTACCTAATACTAAATATAGTACTATTTACTTATGGGAACTGCTGAAAATTTCATACAATACGTTAAGGGAATTAGGGCGTGGAGGAAATCAACCTAACTTAAATTTAAACATGATTAAAACCTTTGAAATAAGTTTTCCTCCCTTAGAATATCAAAAAAAATTTGATAGTATAGTTCATCAAATACAAATACAAAAAAATAAAAGTCTTGAATGTTTAAAAGAATCAGAAAATTTATTTAACTCTCTATCCCAAAAAGCATTTAAAGGCGAACTATAA